One Fusobacterium ulcerans DNA segment encodes these proteins:
- a CDS encoding sulfatase family protein yields the protein MNNKPNIILITADQLRADTVGYINKKIKTPVLDSLADEGYIFTNSFCTSPVCTPSRAAIFTGRYPMNTGAWNIGTCLNENETTLADILKIYNYYNIAVGKMHLRPQLKDFNNNFEDVDFRDRNRTKDNTYYGFDKTFITEDDKQGKYLDYIKANGYDLAVGKGEDGINPLPEEMNQTYWIGMKSCEEIINHDFNSPLFMWTSFVDPHHPFDPIEKFASLYENTIIDKPISKNFLCNGRPEHLQKQGKNGYWPGGGEQHNFSDEKIEEFTKYYYAMISFIDQEIGKILKSLEEKKQLDNTIIIFTSDHGEYMGDYGLLQKGPFMYDDLIKVPLLIWGKGVSKGVSDTVVENIDIVPTILELIGSNIPYGIQGESLNTLIKNISSVRKKSSAVVTYDARDRGIMIKTYRDKRYKLNLFLNENYGELYDLKNDPLEKENLFFNENFKELKSDLLLKFCYRMMECSDPLSERTANW from the coding sequence ATGAATAACAAGCCTAATATTATTTTGATAACTGCTGACCAGCTTAGAGCTGATACTGTTGGATATATCAACAAAAAAATAAAAACACCTGTATTAGATTCTTTAGCTGATGAAGGATATATTTTCACAAATTCATTTTGTACAAGTCCAGTATGTACTCCATCGAGAGCTGCCATATTTACAGGAAGATATCCGATGAATACAGGAGCATGGAATATTGGGACATGTCTTAATGAGAATGAAACTACTTTAGCAGATATTTTAAAAATCTATAATTACTATAATATAGCTGTTGGTAAAATGCATCTAAGACCACAGCTTAAAGACTTTAATAACAATTTTGAAGATGTAGATTTCAGAGATAGAAATAGAACAAAAGATAATACTTATTATGGTTTTGATAAAACTTTTATAACAGAAGATGATAAGCAGGGAAAATATCTAGATTACATAAAAGCAAATGGTTATGATCTTGCTGTTGGTAAAGGCGAAGATGGCATAAATCCCCTTCCAGAAGAAATGAATCAAACTTATTGGATAGGTATGAAAAGCTGTGAGGAAATAATAAATCATGATTTCAATTCTCCTCTTTTTATGTGGACAAGCTTTGTTGATCCTCATCATCCCTTTGATCCCATAGAAAAATTTGCTTCATTATATGAAAATACAATTATAGATAAACCTATTTCAAAAAATTTCCTATGTAATGGAAGACCTGAACATCTGCAAAAACAAGGAAAAAATGGATATTGGCCTGGGGGTGGAGAGCAGCATAATTTCTCTGATGAAAAAATAGAAGAATTTACAAAATATTATTATGCTATGATTTCTTTTATCGACCAAGAAATAGGAAAAATTCTAAAGTCCTTAGAAGAAAAAAAGCAGTTAGACAATACAATAATAATTTTTACAAGCGATCATGGAGAATACATGGGGGATTATGGACTTTTACAAAAAGGGCCATTTATGTATGATGATCTAATTAAAGTTCCGTTATTAATCTGGGGAAAAGGAGTTTCAAAAGGAGTCTCAGACACTGTTGTTGAAAATATTGATATTGTTCCTACTATCCTTGAATTAATAGGAAGTAATATTCCTTATGGAATTCAAGGAGAGAGTCTCAATACTCTAATTAAAAACATTTCTTCAGTTAGAAAAAAATCTTCAGCAGTTGTCACATATGATGCTAGAGATAGAGGGATTATGATAAAAACATATAGAGATAAACGATATAAATTAAATTTATTTCTCAACGAAAATTATGGGGAACTTTATGACTTAAAGAATGATCCTTTAGAGAAAGAAAATTTATTTTTTAATGAAAATTTTAAAGAATTAAAAAGTGATCTTCTATTAAAATTCTGTTATAGAATGATGGAATGTAGTGATCCTTTATCTGAGAGAACTGCTAACTGGTAA
- a CDS encoding solute:sodium symporter family transporter, giving the protein MVFTIVTFILFTALVAIISWYLTKNDNLNTESGYFLGGRSLSATVIAGSMMLTNLSTEQMVGLNAQGFKSGLSVIAWESGASIGIVILALYFLPKYLQGSITTVPEFLEERYDKTVRNIVSVFFLLTLGVAFLPTVLYSGSIAMMRLFNIPELLNISPESAIILSVWMIGIVGSIYAIFGGLKAVAVSDTVNGIGLIIGGLAIPVLGFIYLGEGSMMKGIEYLFQHNPEKLNAIGSKDSQAPFGAAITGMRIMAVYYWCTNQAIIQRALGAKSLKEGQKGVLLTAFLKIIVAPLILVVPGIIAYNIYGNQISGDIVYPVLVNKLLPSKLSGFFGAVLFGAVLSSFNSALNSASTIFSLNIYKPLFSPNISEKNLIKVSKYFGTVLAVFSMIVAPFISKSSGGLFEFIQKVAGLFSVPIAIIVLVGIFSKKTSALAAKVSMGFFVIVYGYTQFISPVKIHFLYVIAILFVICLFLMYIVDKIIPPKKEYSLPIRYEVSVEPWEYRYTVSVMLMSLLVWIYVVFSKIGLLSQSENLKGRIGIITIIFIVLTYFCCIFTRKIEKKN; this is encoded by the coding sequence ATGGTTTTTACAATAGTAACATTCATATTATTCACTGCTCTTGTAGCTATAATTTCATGGTATTTAACAAAAAATGATAATCTTAATACTGAAAGTGGATATTTTCTTGGAGGAAGAAGTTTAAGTGCAACAGTTATTGCTGGTTCTATGATGCTGACAAATCTTTCTACAGAACAGATGGTTGGATTAAATGCTCAGGGATTTAAAAGTGGGCTTTCTGTTATTGCATGGGAATCTGGTGCATCAATAGGTATTGTTATTCTTGCCCTTTATTTTCTTCCAAAATATCTTCAGGGATCAATTACTACTGTTCCTGAATTTTTAGAAGAAAGATACGATAAAACAGTAAGAAATATTGTCAGTGTATTTTTTCTGCTTACATTAGGAGTAGCATTTCTTCCTACTGTACTTTATTCTGGTTCTATTGCAATGATGAGGTTATTTAATATCCCTGAACTGCTTAATATTTCTCCTGAAAGTGCTATTATTCTTTCGGTATGGATGATAGGAATTGTTGGAAGTATCTATGCTATATTTGGTGGATTAAAAGCTGTAGCAGTTTCAGATACTGTCAATGGTATAGGATTAATAATAGGAGGTTTAGCTATCCCTGTTCTTGGATTTATATATCTAGGTGAAGGAAGCATGATGAAAGGTATTGAGTATCTATTCCAGCATAACCCAGAAAAGCTTAATGCTATTGGATCAAAAGACTCTCAAGCTCCATTTGGTGCTGCTATTACAGGAATGAGAATCATGGCTGTTTATTATTGGTGTACAAACCAAGCCATAATTCAAAGAGCTTTAGGAGCAAAATCTTTAAAAGAGGGACAAAAAGGAGTTCTTTTAACAGCTTTTCTAAAAATAATAGTAGCTCCTCTTATACTCGTTGTTCCAGGAATCATTGCCTACAATATTTATGGGAATCAAATTAGTGGAGATATTGTATATCCTGTATTAGTTAATAAACTTCTCCCTAGTAAATTATCAGGTTTCTTTGGAGCAGTCTTATTTGGAGCAGTTTTAAGTTCTTTTAACTCTGCCCTAAATTCAGCTTCAACTATATTCAGTTTAAATATTTATAAACCATTATTCAGTCCAAATATTTCAGAAAAAAATCTTATAAAAGTAAGTAAATATTTTGGTACTGTTTTAGCTGTCTTTTCAATGATTGTAGCTCCATTTATCTCAAAATCATCAGGAGGACTGTTTGAATTTATTCAAAAAGTTGCTGGACTTTTCAGTGTCCCTATTGCAATAATTGTATTAGTTGGTATATTTTCTAAAAAAACTAGTGCTCTTGCTGCAAAAGTTTCTATGGGCTTCTTTGTTATTGTTTATGGATACACACAATTTATCAGCCCCGTAAAAATACATTTCCTATATGTAATAGCAATCTTATTTGTTATTTGTCTTTTCTTAATGTATATTGTTGATAAAATTATTCCTCCTAAAAAGGAATATTCTCTTCCTATTAGATACGAGGTATCTGTTGAACCTTGGGAATACAGATATACAGTATCTGTAATGCTTATGTCTCTTCTTGTATGGATATATGTTGTATTTTCAAAAATAGGTTTGCTTTCTCAAAGTGAAAATCTAAAGGGGCGAATAGGAATAATAACAATTATATTTATTGTCTTAACTTATTTCTGCTGTATATTCACTAGAAAAATAGAAAAGAAAAATTAA
- a CDS encoding ROK family protein, producing MKRNNKIAILNLLITKKKITRNELAEILGISRMAVSKLVKSLIEKNYIIETDTVDTSKTGKKPKYLYINLSKFQNIMAIYFGLSSVTISIADIYGKILTTESISIDSKTDILNSTLKKVNEILKNYKIMLISIGMNGIVDSFKGIAEISTYYHWKNLNLKEIFENNFSITTIIENGVNLIALSQSKIYESQKDFVILNIENGVGSTISKYDLVSNERSFELKEIGHIPFDYSESSLLCVCGNKGCLETVMANWRIEEKVYNKTGEHFSYDKIVEEANKNKSFFRDEILTLLRPLSYIILWVNNLITPEKIIITGKITFIDDFFWKELKRILKNNSLDKTKEILIERSDYNDNLIIKGAIQYGIENITNSQFFESMFKGESNE from the coding sequence TTGAAAAGAAATAATAAAATTGCAATTTTAAATCTTTTAATTACTAAGAAAAAAATAACAAGAAATGAATTAGCTGAAATCTTAGGAATATCTAGAATGGCTGTGAGTAAGCTTGTAAAATCTCTCATAGAAAAAAACTATATTATTGAAACTGATACTGTAGATACTTCTAAAACTGGCAAAAAGCCAAAATATCTTTACATAAATTTAAGTAAATTCCAAAATATTATGGCCATTTATTTTGGATTAAGCAGTGTAACTATATCTATTGCTGATATTTATGGAAAAATTTTAACAACAGAATCGATTTCTATTGACTCTAAAACAGATATATTAAATTCTACACTAAAAAAAGTAAATGAAATATTAAAGAACTATAAAATTATGCTCATAAGTATAGGAATGAATGGAATAGTTGATTCTTTTAAAGGAATAGCTGAGATTTCTACATATTATCATTGGAAAAATTTGAATTTAAAAGAGATCTTCGAAAATAATTTCAGTATAACAACTATAATCGAAAATGGAGTAAATCTCATTGCTTTATCTCAATCTAAAATTTATGAAAGTCAAAAAGATTTTGTAATACTTAATATTGAAAATGGCGTTGGCTCTACTATATCAAAGTATGATCTAGTTTCTAATGAAAGAAGCTTTGAGCTTAAAGAAATAGGTCATATTCCTTTTGATTATTCTGAATCTTCTCTTCTATGCGTCTGTGGAAATAAAGGATGCCTTGAAACTGTCATGGCTAACTGGAGAATAGAGGAGAAAGTATACAATAAAACTGGAGAACATTTTTCTTATGACAAAATAGTTGAAGAAGCTAATAAAAATAAGTCTTTTTTTAGAGATGAGATTTTAACTTTATTAAGACCTCTTTCTTACATAATTTTATGGGTAAACAACCTTATAACTCCTGAAAAAATTATTATCACAGGTAAAATTACATTTATTGATGATTTCTTTTGGAAAGAGCTAAAAAGAATATTAAAAAACAACTCTTTAGACAAAACAAAAGAAATACTTATAGAAAGATCTGATTATAATGATAACTTGATAATAAAAGGAGCTATCCAATATGGAATTGAAAATATAACAAATTCACAATTCTTTGAAAGTATGTTTAAAGGAGAAAGCAATGAATAA
- a CDS encoding peptidase U32 family protein, with translation MKKVELLAPVGNMEKFKMAIHYGADAVFLGGKMFNLRAGSSNFSDEELEEAVTYAHDLGKKVYVTLNIIPHNDELDLLPDYVKFLEKIGIDGVIVADLGVFQIVKENTNLRISVSTQASNTNWRSVQMWRDLGAKRVVLAREISLDNIAEIRAKVPDIELEVFIHGAMCMSISGRCLLSNYMTGRDANRGDCAQSCRWKYSLVEETRPGEYMPVFEDDHGTYIFNSKDLCTIEFIDKILDIGVDSLKIEGRMKGIYYVANCVKVYRDAIDSYYSGNYKFNPKWLEELESVSHRSYTDGFYMGRPGVDGQNYNDRNSYSQSHQLVAKVEKKLSENEYILAIRNRLEVGEKLEVVSPGINVREITLPKMTLITRGKEGEEVEAANPNSFVKITIDTELNELDMLRKRI, from the coding sequence GTGAAAAAAGTAGAATTACTAGCTCCAGTAGGAAATATGGAGAAGTTTAAAATGGCTATCCATTATGGAGCTGACGCAGTGTTCTTAGGAGGAAAAATGTTCAACCTAAGAGCTGGAAGCAGCAATTTTTCTGATGAAGAATTAGAAGAGGCTGTAACTTATGCACATGATTTAGGAAAAAAAGTATATGTTACTTTAAATATAATACCACATAATGATGAGCTGGATCTTTTGCCTGACTATGTAAAATTTTTGGAAAAAATTGGGATAGATGGAGTAATAGTTGCTGATTTAGGAGTATTCCAGATAGTAAAAGAAAATACAAACCTTCGTATCAGTGTAAGTACTCAGGCAAGTAATACAAACTGGCGTTCTGTACAAATGTGGAGAGATCTTGGAGCAAAAAGGGTAGTATTGGCAAGAGAAATATCTTTAGACAACATAGCAGAAATAAGAGCTAAGGTACCAGATATAGAACTTGAAGTATTTATCCATGGAGCTATGTGTATGTCAATCTCTGGAAGATGTCTGCTGAGCAATTATATGACAGGAAGAGATGCAAACAGAGGAGATTGTGCTCAATCTTGCAGATGGAAATATTCTCTTGTTGAAGAGACAAGACCTGGAGAATACATGCCTGTATTTGAAGATGATCATGGAACATATATATTTAACTCAAAAGATTTATGCACAATAGAATTTATAGATAAGATTCTTGATATAGGAGTGGACTCACTTAAAATAGAAGGAAGAATGAAAGGGATATATTATGTAGCTAACTGTGTAAAAGTATACAGAGACGCTATAGACAGTTATTATTCTGGAAACTATAAATTTAATCCTAAATGGTTGGAAGAGTTAGAATCTGTTTCTCACAGATCGTATACAGATGGATTCTATATGGGAAGACCAGGTGTAGATGGACAAAATTATAATGACAGAAACTCATACAGCCAGTCTCATCAATTGGTAGCTAAAGTAGAGAAAAAACTTTCTGAAAATGAATATATTCTTGCTATAAGAAATAGATTAGAAGTTGGAGAAAAACTGGAAGTTGTAAGTCCAGGGATAAATGTAAGAGAGATAACTCTTCCTAAAATGACTCTTATCACAAGAGGAAAAGAGGGAGAAGAGGTAGAGGCAGCAAATCCTAACTCATTTGTTAAAATAACTATAGACACTGAGCTAAATGAACTGGATATGCTTAGAAAAAGAATTTAA
- a CDS encoding ATP-dependent nuclease, whose protein sequence is MYLKKLKIVNWQCIEYTKVDFENLMLFIGPANNGKSSIMSSIMFFLGFRNLRTKDIRNQNIPLELEGSFSNFSRKTFKELENYIYNKELKIRIVKYPNHEIQYKIGKNREWTEINYDTYINIVSNIPILFIPAFTEHEQAEHFINSFLNILKKRDIDEKFVLKEMKNLSDTLTAEYVSKGLYRALLFELFRALAAESKKVETSIIGNTMIFFEEPELYLHPQAEKELYDCFIALSKLGLQLYISTHSSNFISLKHYKSICIIRNADNGSRAFQFKGRLFSGDEVKYFNMNYWINPDRSELFFAKKVILVEGQTDKIVLGYLSKKLGIYKYDYSILECGSKSIIPQFIKLLNAFKLPYVAIYDKDNHFWRTESEIENSNIKNHSIQKTINYDFGDFIEFDNDIEEELYNEKRERKNYKNKPFNALKTVSEENYTVPAQLEKKIRKIFS, encoded by the coding sequence ATGTATTTGAAAAAATTAAAAATTGTTAATTGGCAATGTATAGAATATACAAAAGTTGATTTTGAGAATCTTATGCTTTTTATAGGACCGGCTAATAATGGAAAATCCAGTATTATGTCTTCTATAATGTTTTTTTTAGGTTTTCGTAATTTAAGAACAAAGGATATCCGAAATCAAAATATTCCTTTGGAATTAGAAGGAAGTTTTTCTAACTTTTCCAGAAAAACTTTTAAAGAATTAGAAAATTATATATACAACAAAGAATTAAAAATTAGAATTGTCAAATATCCTAACCATGAAATACAATACAAAATAGGAAAAAATAGAGAATGGACTGAAATAAATTATGATACATATATAAATATTGTTTCTAATATTCCTATTCTTTTTATTCCAGCTTTTACAGAACATGAACAAGCAGAACATTTTATTAATTCTTTTTTAAATATTTTGAAAAAAAGAGATATAGATGAAAAATTTGTATTAAAAGAAATGAAAAATTTATCAGATACTCTCACAGCAGAATATGTAAGCAAAGGATTGTATAGAGCACTATTATTTGAGTTATTCAGAGCATTAGCTGCTGAATCTAAAAAAGTGGAAACAAGCATAATAGGAAATACTATGATATTCTTTGAAGAACCTGAACTATATCTTCACCCTCAGGCTGAAAAAGAATTGTATGATTGTTTTATTGCCCTCAGCAAATTGGGACTGCAATTATACATTTCTACTCATTCAAGCAACTTTATAAGTTTAAAGCACTATAAATCCATATGTATTATCAGAAATGCTGATAATGGAAGCAGGGCTTTTCAATTTAAAGGAAGACTTTTTTCTGGAGATGAGGTAAAATACTTTAATATGAACTATTGGATAAATCCTGATCGAAGTGAACTTTTCTTTGCTAAGAAAGTTATTCTGGTAGAAGGGCAAACAGATAAAATAGTTCTTGGGTATCTTTCTAAAAAACTAGGAATTTATAAGTATGACTACTCTATTCTTGAATGTGGTAGCAAAAGCATTATTCCACAGTTCATAAAACTTTTAAATGCTTTTAAATTGCCTTATGTTGCCATTTATGATAAGGATAATCATTTCTGGAGAACTGAATCTGAAATAGAAAATTCAAATATAAAAAATCATTCTATTCAAAAGACTATTAATTATGATTTTGGTGATTTCATAGAATTTGATAACGATATAGAAGAGGAACTTTATAATGAAAAGAGAGAAAGAAAAAATTATAAAAATAAACCTTTTAATGCTCTTAAAACAGTTTCAGAAGAAAATTATACAGTTCCAGCTCAACTAGAAAAGAAAATAAGAAAAATATTCAGCTAA
- a CDS encoding murein L,D-transpeptidase catalytic domain family protein — MIKKVLLALTLFSTLSFGAERNLEEGYIKKMYSDLNLNQKVEYTIFRKAYKGYMQIPDKREGLLTIVDYTKPSNVERFFVLDLNKRKVAYSTYVTHGKNSGLTSALNFSNNKNSYMSSLGFYMTNDSYVGSNGYSLRLKGLEAGINSNALSRNIVVHGADYAEPDFIERYGFLGRSEGCPAIPTTISRDVIDSIKDRTVLFIIGNDRHYYEKSSYASL, encoded by the coding sequence ATGATAAAAAAAGTTTTGTTAGCGTTAACTTTGTTTAGCACTTTGTCTTTTGGAGCAGAAAGAAACCTTGAGGAAGGGTATATAAAAAAAATGTATAGTGATTTAAATTTGAATCAAAAAGTTGAGTACACAATTTTCAGAAAAGCATATAAAGGTTATATGCAGATACCAGATAAAAGAGAAGGGCTTCTTACAATAGTGGATTATACAAAGCCATCAAATGTTGAAAGATTTTTTGTATTGGATCTTAATAAAAGAAAAGTTGCCTACAGCACATATGTAACACATGGAAAAAATTCTGGATTAACTTCAGCTCTTAATTTTTCAAATAATAAAAATTCATATATGAGTTCATTAGGATTTTATATGACTAATGATTCATATGTTGGAAGTAATGGATATTCATTGAGACTAAAAGGATTAGAAGCTGGAATAAACTCAAATGCTCTCAGCAGAAATATAGTTGTACATGGAGCAGATTATGCTGAACCTGATTTTATAGAGAGGTATGGATTCCTTGGAAGAAGTGAAGGGTGTCCAGCTATACCGACTACAATTTCCAGAGATGTTATTGACTCTATAAAAGATAGAACAGTTTTATTTATTATAGGTAATGACAGGCATTATTATGAAAAAAGCAGTTATGCATCATTATAA
- a CDS encoding CHAP domain-containing protein, whose protein sequence is MASSIFRKKKKRSTLPKIILIIIIGIVFFKMKIDKEVGKELDSFNNVKVYFNGFPTKSFGRNLSEDGYNIGMKYQCVEFIKRYYFEYYNHKMPATYGNAKDFYNKELKDGEINIKRGLLQFSNPSFKKPSVGDIIIFKPYILNPYGHVAIISNVEDDNIEIVQQNVWKKTREKFKLTYENNKWSINSKRVIGRLSLSE, encoded by the coding sequence ATGGCTAGTTCAATTTTTCGTAAAAAGAAAAAGAGAAGTACCTTGCCTAAAATTATTTTAATTATAATAATAGGAATTGTATTTTTTAAAATGAAAATAGATAAAGAGGTTGGAAAAGAATTAGACAGCTTCAATAATGTAAAAGTATATTTTAATGGATTTCCAACAAAGTCTTTTGGAAGAAACCTTTCTGAAGATGGATACAATATTGGAATGAAGTATCAATGTGTTGAATTTATAAAGAGATATTATTTTGAATACTACAACCATAAAATGCCTGCTACTTATGGAAATGCTAAAGATTTCTATAATAAAGAGCTAAAAGATGGGGAAATAAATATTAAAAGAGGATTACTGCAATTTTCTAATCCTAGTTTTAAAAAACCTTCTGTTGGGGATATAATAATATTCAAACCATATATTTTAAATCCTTATGGTCATGTTGCTATAATATCTAATGTTGAAGATGACAATATTGAAATTGTTCAGCAAAATGTTTGGAAAAAAACTAGAGAAAAATTTAAACTTACTTATGAAAATAATAAATGGTCTATAAACTCTAAAAGAGTTATTGGAAGATTATCACTTTCTGAATAA